CAGACTATTTTacagaataaggctacatgcaaattgcggatccgcaggaCACAGATGCTGCCTGTGTGCGTTAcacaatttgtggaacagaatgggccacctataatagaaatgcctattgtctgcaaaacggacaagaataggacatgctccatttCTTATGTcgggccgcggaacagaactacaaatgcggacagcacacggtgtgctgtccgcatcttttgcagccccattgaaattgcggaacggatgcgggctcattcatacggtcgtgtgaatgtagccttaacaaGAGTCTATGTAGTCACTGACAGGAAatagagatcttgaaaatagtaGAGTGATACGCCAAGTAGATTAGAAAGTTACATAAGGTCTCATTATACAGCAAATGGCCCCCTTCTGGACTTTTCACACACTTATAACTcatggtgattggtggggacgCAGGAACCCTGCCAATGCAATTAAGCCTGGCTATGACTTATGGCCGGAGATAGCTCCAGTCTCAGATGATAAACCCATTAGATGGTGTGGTCAGtgttgactgcagcatctaaggggctTATAGGGCTCCCACCATTTGTATTGCCCACATTGGGATTACGGGGTGTTGATTGTTGCTATGGCCTGCCAGTAGTCTCCACGCAAGCCAATTAGATCCTGCAAGAggcaacccttaaaggggttgtgaaagaTTGGAAAGGGGGACTTCACTGGACCTCTAAAGGAAAGATGACATTCCTCAATGTCAACGCCTAGTCTGACATCGccgcagccaatcaatggccgcCAAGGATACTACACCCCCTTCTGTCATATGACTATTTGTCATGACGAAGGGGGAGCCGGTCACCAGTGCGGCAGTGTCAAATCAGATGTTGACATCAAGGGAGCCCAGCCGAGCATTGccggcctggaggagaaggagcaggtaaGTGTCACATGAATGATATGGAATACGTCTGGGTTTGTTCAGGGAAAAACTAAAGAAAAGCtctcaacatctcctagcaaacaTCTGTGAAAAACGCTTGCATCCAGatgcccattcatttttatggagcgtgaaaaacacacagtaTAGAACttgctgcaatttttcctgaacgcaaagATGAGAAGGTGCTGACAACCACAGTGCTCCTAATGTGTGCCCCATTAAAGGAACAGTCAAAAATACCTGTCCGTGGTCCTGCCATGCCTGTGCCACTGCCCCATTTCTGCCCATAAGTGGCTTGGTCATCACTGCTGTTTCAGCTCCTCACCATTTTGAAGATATttatttgctgtcagtgaatgaaaacacTTCTTTACATCCAGAGGCTGCGAAGCAGCAGAGTTCTGCTCTCTGCAGAGGATACAATTACATCCAAGCTAGAATGCAGAATGAAACATTGTTGCAAACTAGAAGAGATCTGTGGCGAACTTGAATACAGGCGGTCTGGCGTTGTGCTGTACagatgtgtaaggctactttcacactggcgtttctgggtccgcttgtgagatccgtttcagggctctcacaagcggcccaaaacggatcagttcagccccaatgcattctgaatggataaggatccgttcagaatgcatcagtttggtctACGTTCCacttttgaggcggacaccaaaacgcagcttgcagcgttttggtgtccgcctgacgatgcagagccataCGAattcgtcctgacttacaatgtaagtcaatggggacggatccgttttcactgatgcaatatggtgcaattgaaaacggatccatcccccattgactttcaatgtaagtctggacggatcagttttttttttaagaataatgcaaacggatccgttctgaacggacacaagcgtttgcattatcggtgcggatctgtctgtgcagatacaagacggatccacaccacacgcgagtgtgaaagtagcgttacCCTGTTTGCTTCCTCTGTATGGAAGGGTGGACAGCACGCCTAGTAAACCAGCGGTCGGTGCACGTCTCCTGGGAAAGTGGTAAGCTTCGCCGTACTTGATAGCGTAACCCACATACAAAAGGGGTGGTGACAGCACGTCCTTTTGTTGcaatttattccagatgcaacatTTCAGCTAAGGAGCCTTTGTCGAGCATGACTTTTGTTTTTTTGGTCAGTGCACTGGAGAGATGGTcacatgtgcactgctgctcctttcaactctatgggactgctgtagATTACTTAATATGGTTCTATGCTAACTCTAAAAAGTTCCATAGAGTTGAATATAGTGGCAGCGCACATGCGTGACCACTGCGTCATTCAAATGGGCATCATAGGGCCCAATGTTTGCACCCCCTCGGATCAGACACTGATCTGTGTCCTGTGGATAGAGGGTAAGTGTTTGTCATAAGACAGCCCATTTAAAAGTTGATGTATTGCTAAACCGGCACTCTCCTGGTTGTTCTCAGGTTCAGTGGGGGTCCTAGGTcatgccatcactttataagatgacaataccaatttaaaaaaagtttggcCTAGAAATAAGGATGATTATCTGTATCACTCTGTCTTTTGTATTTTGTAGACTTGATTCATAATACTTTTTTCTGCTCTTTTAAGCAAACACAAATGTCTGGAGGAGGCTCATCTTCCGCATCACGATCCAAACACCGAGCTCCAAATGGCCGTGCCGTCCAGTATGACCAAGTGCCGGTTGAGTCGCATGAAACAAGAAGTAATCTGCAGGCATTACAGGTCTGTGAGTTGGCTTTGAGTGCAGACCCATTGCCACCTCCTCCCTTGCCACTCAATCCACCATTTGGGCCAGAGTTCTTTCCAAGTGACAGTGAGGAACCAGTCACTTCTCTTGAACTTAGACCTGTACGACGTTTTATTCCACATTCCTGGAAAAATATCTTTAAGAGTAAAAAAGAGACTGGATGGGAAGAGCCCATATCTGAAATCAACTACATTTCTGGCGGAGAGCGTTGTTCACCTCCTTGTTCTCCATCACTTCCTTCTTCTGGAACTCATGAGAAAAGCTCAGTCATGAACGCAAAGGTGGCTGGAAGCTCAAACAGAGACCCATATGCAGAATCTGATGGGAGCTACAACTCGAGGAAAGAAGTTGATGCTGATGACCCATACACCTCTCTCGGTCGCCAGACACAAACTGTTAAAACATATAGTGAGATGGTAGAAGAGTACAACTTACGATACTCTTATATGAAGTCCTGGCCAGGATTGCTGAGAATACTAGGGGTGGTGGAACTCTTACTTGGAGCTGGTGTCTTCGCCTGCGTTACAGCTTATATCCACAAAGACAATGAATGGTACAATATGTTTGGTTATTCTCAGCCATATTCCTACACTTCTAGTCTACAAGGGGGGTACTACTATAGTGGACCCAAGACTCCCTTTGTGCTTGTGGTGGCAGGCTTGGCATGGCTGGTTACTATAATCCTCCTGGTGCTTGGCATGTCCATGTACTACAGGACAATTCTGCTGGATTCTAACTGGTGGCCTTTAACGGAGTTTGGAATTAATATCTGCTTGTTTGTTCTGTATATGGCGGGAGCGATAGTGTATGTGAACGACACCAACAGAGGAGGACTTTGCTACTATTCTCTCTTCAACAACCCCCTACACGCCACATTCTGTCGTGTGGAAGGAGGGCAGACGGCAGCCATGATCTTCTTGTTTGTCACCATGTTAGTCTATCTCATTAGTGCCCTGATTTCTTTGAAACTCTGGCGACATGAGAGTGCTCGGAAGAGAAGGCAATATATTGAGCGTGAGGTACGTGTTTTGTGCTTTTATTGGACTATTTAAGTATGTGTATTACGCTGGTTTCCTTGAGTCCTTGGgattttttgtgtttattttctTGGGGGACATTTTCTATCTGTTAGAACTGGCAGAAGGCTGCACTAATCCTCATTCTAGCTTTCATCTCTCAAGAGCCAGTGTCACCAGCTCTACTGGTATCAGTGGTCACCACACAGATGATCCTAAATCACTAATGATGGATTGTCCTAATGGATGTATTTTCATCCCCTTTGACAgaatggcccacatttactaatgtgagtgtGCCGACATGGTGGAAAGGGACTTGACCTAGTATGCACAATTTTTGGCACAGACTATGTAGGCTTATACCATctctaggattagtaaatctgtctcAATGCATTTTGTATGTGTGCATTGGTtctcctgtcatttttttttctaatcagcACTTAGTAATAACCTGTGAATATCTTTTAAATAGCATTTACCCATCCCTTGCTCCACTGATGCTGCTGTCTGCCCTGCGCTTGCACAGGTTGCGGGCTAGTAGAGCCCGCAACCTGTGCAAGTGCAGCATTGATGGCGGTATTGGCGGCGCAAAGGACTGGTAAGTACTACTAAGTATTACCAAGCACTGATTGGACAAATTGACCAGAGAACTCCTTAAATCTAGCATATACCATCACTTTATTGTCCACAATGGGTGTAAGGTTAGCTTTTGGTCCATACCAATACCTCTTAGGCCAGACACGGATGAGCGAGTTCAGTGCAAGAAACTTTCctgttctgacctctgctcctctgaAAGGATCACACAGCAATGTAATGGTTTACGATGCTGTGTGTCCTTGCCAGACCctgtatctactgaattacactgacagcattatgtcagtgtaattcaatAGATTCCAGATGAACTTATGTCTTTctttaaccgtattaactatgaatggcggatgtgtgctgtccatgttctccatggactgtacacagatccattgattttaatgtgtttgttcactttagtggaaaaagtctatggggggaatttatcatgaggggaatatttgaagtccgttttgcttgagtctgtgttggagcaccttgtgccacatttatcaaatgtcacaggttgtttgatacatttggcttgtccttaaacctaacacttgtgTCTAGAAAAGCGACTGCAGTTTTCCTAcgccaccctcctcctggagggAGATTGCGACTTTTTTACGACTGACAATGATTAATGTGAAGTGAAACTCGTTAAcgtagctaaccacacccacttttccacccatattACCAAACTGGAGTGAATgatgcaaaaagtcgcaaaattttgCGTAAGAGATTGCAATTTTGCGACACTTTgactccagaattctggagtgaaggtatgataagtCAGGGCCTATGAGTCCATGAAAAACCACTGGCAGTCGACAGCAtctgtgttctgtcagtggtttttcactgaccactggtGGGGGATGCTTTGGAAACcagttttcagcctagcagtgtatgtggaatatggatgactgacacacaaagaaatcaccaaaaaatggacacatggaCCCTCCATGGGCTTCTTCACAGATGGAACACTGACTGTCTTGTCACGGATGTCATCACGGACATggaaatgtgaataaggccttagggtGAAAAACAATTTTACGACTGCTCGTTCCTAATTATTGACCCGTGTAAATGTGCTACTGATCACACGAAGAATGAGCAAACACATCGGGTGAAGGCAGCTGTCATGCGACACAGTAAATCAGCAGATGATTCTGTGTAAACAGGCAATCAATGAGGGGACAGACACGCGATGgcccccatacagaggagatgatggCGGCATATAAATGCAGCTTCGCTTCTACTCACGATTAAGGCAATTATCAGTAACATTTGGTTCATTGCTGATCATTGCTGATAATTGTCTGTGCATTGGCCCCCAGtaacaactgtgatttcgtagtaaagagatcacagagaggcacggagcattaacagtcatgttactgctccgtgcctctgcagtctgcagcgggtcttggcactctttcacggagcggatgccacgcacggcatccgctcgtgtgaagcggcccttaaaggggttaggtTTTTCCCACAACACACTCTACAGCTTCAttataaggcctcgtgcacacgaccgtggtgtgttttgctttccgcaatttgcggaacagcacagacagccttcaatataaatgcctattcttgtccgcaaagcgcggacaagaataggacatgttatatttttttagcgggccgcggaacggagcaaagggtgcggacagcacacggagtgctgtcggcatcttttgcggccctattgaagtgaatggatccgcatccgagccgccaaacaacggccgtgtgcatgaggtctaaatcAGGCTATGTTTATAGACAAGTCATTGCATAGCATTATTAACATGGAAtaaccttatttttatttttttttattttttttggtcagaTGAAGTCCCAAGATTCGCATGATTTTCCACATAAAATTATGGTATGTATATTTCAGCAAAAACATGTCATCCCCAGGCAGAAAAGTTGTGCTGTGTGTGCATACCTTAGTTCATACTTGTTGACTGCATAATATTGTCCTGCATTGGATCTGATTGGTTAATTGATAACTTAAAATAAATGTCCACcttttaagggcttgttcacacgaccatatgtattttgcagtctgcaaaaaacggatttgcaaaaaatatggatgacgtctgtgtgcatttcgtattttgcggaacggaacagctggcccctaatagaacagtactatctttgtccataatgcagacaataataggacgacTCAAAATGTtggggaacggaaatacggacatacggaatgctcacggagtacatttcttattttttttttgcggacccattgaaatgaatggttccgcatatggcccgcaaaaaaaatgaaatggaaaaaatatacggtcgtgtgaatgagccctaacactgtatTGTCCAACATCCTGATTCAGTTTCTTTCCTTGAGTGTCCATTCgcacatccgtagtgtattgcggatccacaatacaccgtgtcggcacccctatagaaatgtctattcttgtccggacaagaataggatatgttctatttttttttattttttttgggagccACGGATCAGatatgcggatgcggacagcacaatgcATCCTTTTCGTCCCCattgagaataaatgggtccgcacccgttttgcagaatggatgcggacccattttacggacgtgtgaatggaccctaaagcagcTGGAGGTCTGTTGGGTTGATACAGATTTTCAGATCCCCTGCATAGACGTTTAATCAGATTATGCAATTCTGTCTGCAGCCGCCCGTAGGAGGAGCCTACTGCATActgttttattgattttatttttttgtatccatgtgtatacagtaagctcctaggctccctctagtggtgaatgCAGCCAGAATAATATCTAAGTCTGTGCATCGGATTTAAAGCTGCAAAACAGGGCTCCAAATTTCTTATATTAAGAAatgaaaggggttctccactttggaCAATCCTCCTTGATAGAAGGGTTCCTTGACAATAAGATGGGATCGCCAGCAATCAGGTGTAATCTGTGGGAAAACTAGTGATTAGTGCCCATTCAaactgataattttttattatgcaaTGCAGAACAGGACAGATGTTCGAGAGCAAGTGACTCTGGTAATAACTGCTCTCCACTTTATGATGATCCAGAACAGAAGACACCCCTCTAGTAACTCAGGATTACCTAATGGGGTATATAAAATGGGATTTatgaactggacaacccctttcatcagaggtAGACATTTAGATAAACTGCAGGGCACCATGTCACATCAATTTTAATAACTATTCTGTTcttgcttgattcatttttctatcacattatactccTTGTTTCCAGggtgttacgaccaccctgcaattgagcagtggtggtcgtgcttccacactataggaaaaggcaccggcctctctggtgtcTGGGACTGTGGAAGCACGCATAGGCACACATGTGCAGCCCCTCCCATCCTGGCCACCCTGTGTCTGCACTGCggcggtggccataacccctggaaacgagcagtgtataatgtgatggaaaaatgaatccagccagcaaagaggcaatatggacaatcacaatacattagtaagtgcctagtAGTAACATCGTCTACATGGTATATGACATTTTCTGAAGTAACAGAACTGCTTTTTagagtagcagcaaagtggatgagatttaaaTGATTCTAATATACACAATGCACAAGAAATCCAAAGTGGAAATTGACCTATGCTGCGAATTTTAATCTGAAGCTGTCTATCTCTGCCCAACCTCAACTGTAATGAATTGTacggacagcattatgtcagtacaaatcattacacactgcattataaatcattataatgccacaCAGTCCGGTCAAAGGAGCAGAGTTCACCATGGGAATTCACGCTTCCACACACGCTCTTCTGAAACTGACCTGTGTCAATTTACGCTGCAGATTTCATCCTTCTCACATTTTTTGGCTGATTTCATCCCATCATTGAAAAGTCTAGCAGCTATCGTTTAATCCAACGAATAattgagtaatctaataagaaaaaaacaaattaaaagagtgttttcctttataaaaactcatcagcacCCCCGCACCATCAGTCCTCAGCACCATCAGGTTCCCCCATGCCATCaactgccccccccacccccagggcCATCAGTCCGCTGTGCCATCAACTCCCATCCCAGGGCCATCAGTCCGCTGTGCCATCAACTCCCATCCCAGGGCCATCAGTCTGCTGGGCCATCAACTCCCATCCCAGGGCCATCAGTCTGCTGGGCCATCAACTCCCATCCCAGGGCCATCAGTCTGCTGGGCCATCAACTCCCATCCCAGGGCCATCAGTCTGCTGGGCCATCAACTCCCATCCCAGGGCCATCAGTCTGCTGGGCCATCAACTCCCATCCCAGGGCCATCAGTCTGCTGGGCCATCAACTCCCATCCCAGGGCCATCAGTCTGCTGGGCCATCAACTCCCATCCCAGGGCCATCAGTCTGCTGGGCCATCAACTCCCATCCCAGGGCCATCAGTCTGCTGGGCCATCAACTCCCATCCCAGGGCCATCAGTCTGCTGGGCCATCAACTCCCATCCCAGGGCCATCAGTCTGCTGGGCCATCAACTCCCATCCCAGGGCCATCAGTCTGCTGGGCCATCAACTCCCATCCCAGGGCCATCAGTCTGCTGGGCCATCAACTCCCATCCCAGGGCCATCAGTCTGCTGGGCCATCAACTCCCATCCCAGGGCCATCAGTCTGCTGGGCCATCAACTCCCATCCCAGGGCCATCAGTCTGCTGGGCCATCGACTCCCATCCCAGGGCCATCAGTCTGCTGGGCCATCGACTCCCATCCCTGGGCCATCGACTCCCATCCCTGGGCCATCGACTCCCATCCCTGGGCCATCGACTCCCATCCCTGGGCCATCGACTCCCATCCCTGGGCCATCGACTCCCATCCCTGGGCCATCGACTCCCATCCCTGGGCCATCGACTCCCATCCCTGGGCCAGCGACTCCCATCCCTGGGCCAGCGACTCCCATCCCTGGGCCAGCGACTCCCATCCCTGGGCCAGCGACTCCCATCCCAGGGCCAGCGACTCCCATCCCAGGGCCAGCGACTCCCATCCCAGGGCCAGCGACTCCCATcaacctgacgtcacacagcatcaggtcatagtgcacgcttacgtgcactacatcctgacgaTGTGTGTATGTCAGGATCCAGTGTAGCGCGGTGCAGGCCGGCTGGAgaccacggagcgtgagtaaTGGCAAGCGCTTCACTCACGCTCTGTGGTCACCTGGCACAAACAAATCCTAGAAGCAAAAAATGTAAAGCGATTTTTCTGTGTCAATTTACTTgatttaatcgagtaatcgttgCAGCCTAGTTATGTTTCAAACATTTGTGTCCACCATATTTCTATGTTGGTGAATTCTGTGTAGCCATTTGTACACAGGACTACCAATACTGGAACATGTAGTCATGTAGGAATGTGCACCACAACGGTGCTGGAGGAGATGTGCCTCTATGGAATGTACTAAACCAGCTGCTGCTTGTTTATTGCACACTCTGCATTCTCCACAACCTTGTGATTTCAACCAAAACCTAAACCGGAAATTCAAGCATATGTCATGTTCTTCTGTGTACTAGAAACAATTACACAGAATTTGAAAATATCTGTTTGAGTACAATTAAACCTTCTAGCATGCTTATTTCATGTTAAGGGATCCAGGAAACTAAGATACATGGTGGTATTTGGTGTAGTCCAGTGTCGACCCACTGGAAATCTCCAAATAGAGGTAGTCTTGTGCAAGACCATTTTGACCCATTATTGTgccagagtggacttttatttttatttactaaaAAAAGCAGACACCCGACTGGAAACCATTGTAGTTAATGGAGTTGGTTAGAATCCGGCACGTTCATTATTTTCATAACTACCAGTGATATGGACGTGGCCTTAGCTGTCCCTATCTGAAATGGACATGGAATAAAAAATGTTGTAATTCTTTGCCCTCTAAATTGTTGCTGAGGTTGCTGCTAAATTGTCTTGCTGggtcaaaaaaagaaaagacaatTTGACCCTGCCAATTTTTCATTAGGTATAGCATTGGTGAAAAGTCTGTTTTcatgccgctaatgtgaaagtagcctaaggtagcTCTCTGCTGTGGCAAATAGTACCATGGATCTCAGCTTCCTGAATCCCTGTGAGTATGGtaacggcctcatgcacacatcctCATTTTATATCCCTGGGCTATAGgcatcttttctttttgttttaaaattgtttttattgttttccaaCAAGAAATACGTACGGTAACAAAGAGGTCAGCATTGTTACAACCCTTTGGAGGTATACACATAGCCTGCTCACACATTATAAACATATGATTGTAATTGCAAATGATTACCATATTCAGTCTCATCTAGATGAGATTTTCAAATACAACTCATCTGCTCATCTCAATAAACAGACACATGAGTATCCATTAGAGATCTAGTCGGATTACCTCTAAACACAACAATGTATAAAGGAACaaaagcagggggggggggagtaaaagCAAAAGGGGGAAAGAAGagaagtggggaggtggggggtatAGATTAGCATTGCAAATCACAGAATTCCATCGAGGCAGGCGCAGAGTGTAATGTCTTGTACGGACTCCGACTAGGAGCAACCATAAAAGAGTGCTCACAACCAAAGAAAATCCATTCAAAGGGAGGGGTCTCACTTTCGCAGATAGCTCCACCCACTGTAAGGACTCATGTCCCGGAAAAATTTCTAAACGTTTTCCATGGATTCCAAACATGTTCGAACTGCATAGGGGTGCGAGCATCCCAATGTGCAATTTGTTTGAGGCGATAAAGTTGATCACATTTGAGGATCCAATTTTGAATAGTTGGCGGGTTTGGTTGTTTCCATGTTATTGCCAACATAAGTCTAGCTGCCGCTAGCAAAGTGTTACATAGCGAACGTATATGTTTGGGGCACCTGAATTCCTCTAAGACTCCTAAAAGGCAAATCTTCGGGGAAATAGATAATTTCAAGTTACAAATGTCAGATATATGTTTACAAATCTCATGCCAGTAATAAGTTATCTTGGTACATTTCCACCAGATATGTGTGTGCGTACCTATTTCTAGGTTGCAGGCTATAGGCATCTTTTGACCCATTTACActaattgacaaaaaaataaaaagacccaTAGAGAAATGTTGGATTTCTACAAAACTTGCCAAGTTTTGTCTCAGTATGTAACTGATGACAGGTGTCGTCTGACTTGCCAGAAGAAGTCATAAaagtgcttcccccccccccccccactgtcggACAGCCCAGACACCAGTAGACGGGGTTGTTTGATCCACTGACGAGCACAAACAGCTCCCCTTGTTTTGTTGTCcatcatccagacacaggtgtgTAATGAATGTGCCACCTCTGTCTCTTCCTGGACCATTTCCGTGCACTTAACACATGGAAGTTTGGTGTCATTGCACCAGCTACATGTCCTGGCATTGACAGCCAGCTGTTGCCTTTGTTTGCACCTTCGCGTGGTGCCATAA
This portion of the Bufo gargarizans isolate SCDJY-AF-19 chromosome 1, ASM1485885v1, whole genome shotgun sequence genome encodes:
- the MARVELD2 gene encoding MARVEL domain-containing protein 2, encoding MSGGGSSSASRSKHRAPNGRAVQYDQVPVESHETRSNLQALQVCELALSADPLPPPPLPLNPPFGPEFFPSDSEEPVTSLELRPVRRFIPHSWKNIFKSKKETGWEEPISEINYISGGERCSPPCSPSLPSSGTHEKSSVMNAKVAGSSNRDPYAESDGSYNSRKEVDADDPYTSLGRQTQTVKTYSEMVEEYNLRYSYMKSWPGLLRILGVVELLLGAGVFACVTAYIHKDNEWYNMFGYSQPYSYTSSLQGGYYYSGPKTPFVLVVAGLAWLVTIILLVLGMSMYYRTILLDSNWWPLTEFGINICLFVLYMAGAIVYVNDTNRGGLCYYSLFNNPLHATFCRVEGGQTAAMIFLFVTMLVYLISALISLKLWRHESARKRRQYIEREMKSQDSHDFPHKIMCDTSAGNDHLVADVPGRHRAKQLAEMRPELISGYIPAGHIPKPIVMPDYVGKYQAIKSDDERDRYKAVFNDQYSEYKELSAEVQAVLKKFSELDAVMRKLPRNPGNEYEYERISKVLQEYQRKKNDPTFLEKKERCEYLKNKLSHIKQRIQEYDKVMTWNDGLN